A genomic window from Alphaproteobacteria bacterium includes:
- a CDS encoding HI0074 family nucleotidyltransferase substrate-binding subunit, with protein sequence MTNIGNYEFLAKLKSLPFIDEIWLYGSRARGDQTPRSDIDLAILCPKANAINWGQILDVIDNADTLLKIDCIRFDELSVDDKIRQNIIRFKKVLYKKGTDCMDKEFWKDYFDSLGDALARLGDVLKHPDLEAVDYLQDAAIQRFEFTIELFWKVLKKFLAYEKIDTTTPRDVLKNAFQYNFIDDEDVWLLMLDDRNKTSHLYKQEQAKQIFKNIQSHYPVMQRTYDALKNRFYTS encoded by the coding sequence ATGACAAACATAGGTAACTATGAGTTTCTAGCAAAATTAAAAAGTTTGCCATTCATAGACGAAATATGGCTCTATGGGTCAAGGGCCAGGGGAGACCAAACCCCCCGTTCCGATATTGATCTGGCGATTCTCTGTCCAAAAGCAAATGCCATAAATTGGGGGCAAATTCTTGATGTTATCGACAATGCCGATACTCTGCTCAAAATTGATTGTATTCGCTTTGATGAGCTGTCTGTTGACGACAAGATAAGGCAGAATATAATAAGATTTAAAAAAGTCTTGTACAAAAAAGGGACAGACTGCATGGACAAAGAATTCTGGAAAGATTATTTTGATAGCCTGGGTGATGCGTTGGCGCGCCTAGGGGATGTCTTGAAGCATCCTGACCTGGAGGCCGTGGATTATTTGCAAGATGCCGCTATCCAGCGATTTGAATTTACGATCGAATTGTTTTGGAAGGTGTTAAAAAAATTTCTAGCGTACGAAAAAATTGATACCACAACCCCGCGCGATGTTTTAAAAAATGCGTTTCAGTATAATTTTATTGATGATGAGGATGTTTGGCTTTTGATGCTGGACGATCGCAATAAAACCTCTCATCTCTATAAACAAGAACAAGCAAAGCAAATATTCAAAAACATTCAATCCCATTATCCTGTTATGCAACGCACATATGATGCGTTAAAAAATCGGTTCTATACGTCCTAA
- the lepA gene encoding translation elongation factor 4 yields the protein MNTIRNFAIIAHIDHGKSTLADRLIEFCGGLESREMKQQVLDSMDIERERGITIKAQTVRLQYTAKDGQTYTLNLMDTPGHVDFAYEVSRSLAACEGSLLVVDASQGVEAQTLANVYQAIDNNHEIIPILNKVDLPAADPERVKTQIEDVIGLDAQNAVLISAKTGIGIQDVLEAIVHRLPPPKGGESLPDAPLKAMLVDSWYDSYLGVMILVRVVEGTLKAGMKIRMMSTTTSYEVDRVGYFTPKQTIVETLSPGEIGFITASIKHVADCNVGDTITEERRPTTTPLVGFKPSVPVVFCGLFPTDSAEFEHLRDSLAKLRLNDASFHFETESSAALGYGFRCGFLGLLHLEIIQERLEREFDLDLITTAPSVVYRLHMTNGTTQELHNPSDMPDVVKIDRMEEPWIRATILVPDEYLGSILTLCNDRRGEQIDLTYAGNRAMVVYLLPLNEVVFDFYDRLKSISRGYASFDYQLDCYREGEMAKVSILVNAEPVDALSIIVHKSRAESRGRLLCVRLKDLIPRQLFKIAIQAAIGGKVVARESISALRKDVLAKCYGGDISRKRKLLDKQKAGKKRMRQFGNVEIPQSAFIAALKMGDD from the coding sequence ATGAACACCATTCGTAATTTTGCCATTATCGCCCATATTGACCACGGAAAATCAACGCTCGCCGATCGTTTGATTGAATTTTGTGGTGGCCTGGAATCTCGCGAGATGAAACAGCAGGTGCTGGATTCCATGGACATTGAACGCGAACGGGGCATTACGATCAAGGCCCAAACCGTTCGGTTGCAATACACGGCCAAGGATGGCCAAACATACACGTTGAACCTGATGGATACGCCCGGGCACGTGGACTTTGCATACGAAGTCAGCCGATCATTGGCGGCCTGCGAAGGATCGCTTTTGGTGGTGGATGCCAGCCAGGGGGTGGAGGCCCAAACCCTGGCCAACGTCTATCAGGCAATTGATAACAATCACGAAATTATCCCCATATTAAATAAAGTCGATTTACCAGCGGCCGACCCAGAACGCGTTAAAACTCAAATTGAGGATGTCATTGGATTGGACGCACAAAATGCGGTTCTTATTTCTGCCAAAACGGGAATTGGAATCCAAGATGTGTTAGAAGCCATCGTTCATCGTTTGCCGCCCCCCAAAGGCGGCGAGAGTTTGCCAGATGCACCCCTAAAAGCAATGCTGGTGGATAGCTGGTATGATTCATATCTAGGTGTGATGATTCTGGTCCGTGTCGTCGAAGGGACCCTAAAAGCCGGCATGAAAATCCGGATGATGAGCACAACAACAAGTTACGAAGTCGATCGCGTGGGATATTTTACCCCAAAACAAACGATCGTTGAAACATTATCACCCGGTGAGATCGGCTTTATTACCGCCAGCATCAAACACGTTGCCGATTGTAACGTTGGGGATACCATAACCGAAGAACGGCGCCCCACAACGACTCCGCTAGTTGGATTTAAACCATCCGTTCCTGTTGTGTTTTGTGGATTATTCCCAACCGATTCGGCCGAATTCGAACATTTGCGCGACAGCCTGGCAAAGCTCCGCCTTAATGATGCCAGCTTTCATTTTGAAACTGAAAGTTCGGCAGCGCTTGGGTACGGATTTCGGTGCGGTTTTTTAGGGTTGCTCCATTTAGAAATTATCCAAGAACGCCTAGAACGTGAATTTGATCTAGACCTAATCACAACGGCACCAAGCGTTGTTTATCGCCTGCATATGACCAACGGCACAACGCAAGAACTGCACAACCCAAGCGATATGCCCGATGTCGTAAAGATTGATCGAATGGAGGAACCTTGGATCCGGGCAACGATTTTAGTCCCCGACGAATACCTGGGGTCCATATTAACGCTGTGTAACGATCGCCGGGGGGAACAAATTGATTTAACCTATGCCGGGAATCGGGCGATGGTTGTTTATTTGCTTCCATTGAACGAGGTTGTCTTTGATTTTTATGACCGACTAAAATCCATCAGCCGCGGATATGCATCCTTTGATTATCAATTGGATTGCTATCGCGAGGGGGAGATGGCAAAAGTCAGCATCCTGGTGAATGCAGAGCCTGTTGATGCCCTGTCCATAATTGTTCACAAAAGTCGGGCAGAATCGCGCGGTCGTCTGTTGTGCGTTCGACTAAAAGATCTAATCCCGCGTCAATTGTTTAAGATCGCGATCCAAGCCGCCATTGGTGGAAAGGTCGTTGCCCGCGAAAGCATTTCGGCACTCAGAAAAGACGTATTGGCAAAATGTTATGGTGGGGATATTTCCCGCAAACGGAAATTGCTCGATAAACAAAAAGCTGGTAAAAAACGTATGCGACAATTTGGGAATGTGGAAATCCCCCAAAGCGCGTTTATTGCGGCCCTTAAAATGGGGGATGATTAA
- the fliP gene encoding flagellar type III secretion system pore protein FliP (The bacterial flagellar biogenesis protein FliP forms a type III secretion system (T3SS)-type pore required for flagellar assembly.), with product MILRYFWIFIVLIGVLVHPLAADTFSLDLGDSGGSMVGRMIQMFMLLTVLSLAPSIVMMVTSFTRIIVVFSFVRNAIGIQQSPPNMVLISLAMFLTAFIMGPTFEKVYEEGIAPLIAEKITEQEALERCSAPVRTFMLKNVREKDLRLFMELAKIETAPKAEETPLRILVPAFIISELRRAFEIGFLIFIPFLIIDMVVASILMSMGMMMLPPVMIALPFKIIFFVLVDGWHHLCGSLVNSFH from the coding sequence ATGATTCTTAGGTATTTTTGGATTTTTATTGTTCTGATTGGCGTCCTGGTCCATCCGCTGGCGGCTGACACATTTAGCCTTGACCTTGGTGATTCAGGGGGGTCGATGGTTGGGCGCATGATTCAGATGTTCATGCTATTGACTGTTTTGAGCTTGGCCCCATCTATTGTTATGATGGTGACATCTTTTACCCGGATCATCGTTGTGTTTTCTTTTGTTCGCAATGCGATCGGGATTCAGCAATCACCGCCGAACATGGTATTGATTAGCTTGGCGATGTTTTTGACAGCCTTTATTATGGGCCCAACTTTTGAGAAAGTTTATGAGGAGGGTATCGCACCCTTGATTGCAGAAAAAATCACCGAACAAGAAGCATTAGAACGATGTTCCGCACCAGTCCGGACATTTATGTTGAAAAATGTTCGAGAGAAAGATCTCCGTCTTTTTATGGAGCTTGCCAAAATAGAGACCGCGCCAAAAGCAGAGGAAACCCCCTTACGTATTTTGGTCCCCGCGTTTATTATCAGCGAATTACGCCGTGCGTTTGAGATTGGTTTTCTGATTTTTATCCCATTTTTAATCATTGATATGGTTGTGGCCAGTATTTTGATGTCTATGGGAATGATGATGTTGCCACCGGTTATGATCGCCCTTCCCTTTAAGATCATCTTTTTTGTTTTGGTTGATGGGTGGCATCACTTGTGCGGCAGCCTTGTGAATAGTTTTCATTAA
- a CDS encoding flagellar biosynthetic protein FliO: MFFTAIYSLVAVLALIGLLSMGARFIQSRAPREWRSGQNLQIVETVYLDNKTRLHLVQCHEMSYMVLVGAHKETIIPCSPPPSHKATVYDS; this comes from the coding sequence ATGTTTTTTACGGCAATTTATTCCTTGGTCGCGGTGCTGGCCCTGATCGGCTTGTTATCAATGGGTGCGCGTTTTATCCAATCAAGGGCACCACGCGAATGGCGGAGCGGACAGAATTTGCAAATTGTTGAAACTGTATATTTGGACAACAAAACAAGACTGCACCTGGTTCAGTGCCATGAAATGTCGTACATGGTCTTGGTTGGCGCCCACAAAGAAACGATCATTCCCTGCTCCCCGCCCCCTTCTCACAAAGCGACGGTATATGATTCTTAG
- the ndk gene encoding nucleoside-diphosphate kinase produces MQTQRTFSIIKPDATRRNLTGKINERIEDAGLRIIAQKRLQLTRAQVQGFYAVHAERSFFNDLCDYMISGPVVAQVLEGDNAVAHYREIMGATNPANAAEGTIRRDFAESIEANSVHGSDSEENAAHEITFFFSKLEIVG; encoded by the coding sequence GTGCAAACTCAACGAACTTTCTCCATCATTAAGCCAGATGCGACACGGCGCAATCTTACAGGAAAAATTAACGAAAGAATAGAAGACGCAGGCCTTCGTATCATTGCCCAGAAACGCTTACAATTGACAAGGGCACAGGTTCAAGGTTTTTATGCCGTTCATGCAGAACGTTCATTTTTCAACGATCTTTGTGACTATATGATATCTGGTCCCGTTGTGGCCCAAGTCCTAGAAGGCGATAATGCCGTTGCGCACTATAGGGAAATTATGGGCGCAACGAATCCAGCAAACGCAGCAGAGGGTACGATACGTCGGGACTTTGCGGAATCGATTGAAGCAAACTCTGTCCACGGTTCAGATTCTGAGGAAAATGCTGCACATGAAATCACTTTCTTCTTTAGTAAACTCGAGATTGTTGGGTAA
- a CDS encoding CDP-alcohol phosphatidyltransferase family protein codes for MKSLSSLVNSRLLGNNLTLPNVITGVRLLAAPVVFYLVVTGLNRMAFWVFLFAGASDFMDGYIARLYKTESPLGKILDPIADKVLLIGVCVALSLSKIMPWWLSGVIIVRDLLIVGGVFVAWLFNLTLILRPHLIGKLNTVLQITLCLLLLGRDFLPWITTFEDYLEIFVYCTLSTTVLSGMIYARIFYQSYQSR; via the coding sequence ATGAAATCACTTTCTTCTTTAGTAAACTCGAGATTGTTGGGTAACAACCTAACCCTTCCCAATGTTATTACAGGGGTGCGCCTTTTGGCTGCCCCTGTAGTTTTTTATCTCGTTGTAACCGGACTGAACAGAATGGCCTTTTGGGTGTTTCTGTTTGCCGGAGCAAGCGATTTCATGGATGGTTATATAGCCCGACTCTATAAGACAGAATCCCCGTTGGGTAAAATTTTAGACCCTATCGCGGACAAGGTTTTGTTGATTGGGGTTTGTGTGGCTTTATCTTTATCAAAAATAATGCCCTGGTGGCTTTCCGGCGTGATCATCGTGCGGGATCTGTTGATTGTTGGCGGTGTATTTGTGGCGTGGCTTTTCAATCTAACCCTAATCTTGCGTCCCCATTTAATCGGCAAACTCAATACGGTACTGCAAATCACGCTGTGTCTTTTGTTGCTAGGGCGTGATTTTCTTCCTTGGATTACTACATTCGAAGATTATCTGGAAATTTTTGTCTATTGCACCCTCTCAACAACCGTTCTGTCAGGAATGATTTATGCCCGGATTTTTTACCAAAGCTATCAGTCACGATAA
- a CDS encoding AI-2E family transporter — MPGFFTKAISHDNFYRLLVVGILGSIATIHILQALNGVLPPFIVSCILAYLLNGLVEKLERLKFTRGLAAAFIIITFLVFISVMIFVALPYLQRELVVLAENLPQFVSAFLNSLSPVLERVSTKMGNVDPALIKEHINHYLGDIFQWGLQIFINVLTSSFAIANLISLTILTPIITFYLLKDWPYLIKQITILLPKQYATTICQTVQNVDKALIAFLKGQIAVSLALMILYMIALWLVGLHQAVFVGLLMGILSFIPLIGLLIGYVVCMGIAFSQFSDWTSIACVASVYFIVPLIDANFLTPNFIGGKIGLHPVWILFALLAGGNLFGFAGALFALPMAAIASVLVRSIREHCVVQDT; from the coding sequence ATGCCCGGATTTTTTACCAAAGCTATCAGTCACGATAATTTCTATCGATTGCTTGTGGTGGGGATTTTAGGATCCATTGCCACCATTCATATCCTGCAAGCTCTGAACGGTGTTTTACCGCCATTTATTGTCAGCTGCATCTTGGCCTATTTATTAAATGGGTTGGTGGAAAAATTAGAAAGACTGAAATTTACACGGGGACTTGCTGCGGCTTTTATTATCATCACCTTTCTTGTTTTTATTAGCGTTATGATTTTTGTAGCCCTTCCTTACTTGCAACGGGAATTGGTTGTTCTTGCAGAAAACTTACCTCAATTTGTATCTGCCTTTTTAAATTCCCTCTCTCCTGTTTTAGAGCGTGTATCCACCAAGATGGGAAACGTTGATCCCGCATTAATCAAGGAACACATTAATCATTATCTTGGTGATATATTCCAATGGGGATTGCAAATCTTTATTAACGTATTGACCAGTAGTTTTGCGATTGCCAACCTGATTTCATTAACCATTCTTACGCCAATCATCACATTTTATTTATTAAAAGATTGGCCCTATTTAATCAAACAAATTACAATTTTGCTGCCTAAACAATACGCAACAACGATCTGTCAAACCGTACAAAACGTTGATAAAGCGCTTATAGCCTTTCTTAAGGGACAGATAGCGGTTTCCCTGGCGCTTATGATCTTGTATATGATTGCCCTTTGGTTGGTTGGACTACATCAGGCTGTTTTTGTGGGATTACTCATGGGGATTTTATCCTTTATCCCATTGATTGGGCTACTCATTGGGTATGTTGTTTGTATGGGAATTGCCTTTTCACAGTTTTCGGATTGGACCTCTATAGCGTGCGTGGCGTCTGTTTATTTCATTGTTCCGTTGATTGATGCAAATTTTTTGACACCTAATTTCATCGGTGGAAAGATCGGATTGCATCCAGTTTGGATCTTGTTTGCCCTGTTGGCCGGCGGTAATTTATTTGGTTTTGCCGGGGCTTTGTTTGCGCTGCCTATGGCTGCAATTGCCAGTGTTTTGGTGCGATCAATTCGCGAACATTGCGTCGTCCAGGATACATGA
- a CDS encoding cytochrome c oxidase assembly protein: protein MKKNDKNLAIILAAASFVMLGMAYASVPLYMLFCQKTGFGGTTQMAKAPSQQIIEDREVTVQFVANTHRDLPWLFKPLQSQTKIKVGENTMAFYLAENQSERPIIGMATYNVAPDKAAIYFSKVQCFCFDEQKLEPHQSMEMPVLFFLDPEFAKDPDLKDVKVITLSYTFFEFKK, encoded by the coding sequence TTGAAAAAAAATGATAAAAACCTTGCTATTATTTTGGCAGCAGCAAGCTTTGTCATGCTTGGAATGGCTTATGCATCCGTTCCGCTTTACATGCTATTCTGCCAAAAGACAGGGTTTGGTGGCACAACACAAATGGCCAAAGCCCCATCCCAGCAAATAATCGAGGACAGAGAAGTCACCGTTCAGTTCGTTGCAAACACACACCGGGATTTGCCCTGGCTTTTCAAGCCACTACAATCACAGACAAAGATTAAAGTTGGCGAAAATACCATGGCTTTTTATCTGGCAGAAAACCAGTCAGAACGTCCCATCATCGGGATGGCTACCTATAATGTTGCACCCGATAAAGCTGCTATTTATTTCAGCAAGGTTCAGTGCTTTTGTTTTGATGAACAAAAACTTGAGCCCCATCAATCCATGGAAATGCCAGTTTTATTTTTCCTTGATCCTGAGTTTGCCAAAGATCCCGATTTAAAAGATGTAAAAGTTATAACGCTATCATATACATTTTTTGAATTTAAGAAGTGA
- the lpdA gene encoding dihydrolipoyl dehydrogenase codes for MSQFDLIVIGSGPGGYVSAIRAGQLGFKTAVIEREHIGGVCLNWGCIPTKALLRSAEIKHLIDHAADYGIEVPAPKIHLEKIVQRSRQVSEQLAGGVRALLKKNKITVYNGHARLEAPGTLSVTDKDSKKETLTAKHIIIATGARARLLPSLPVNHPRVWTAKQAMIPEFMPKSLLIIGSGAIGIEFASFYRTLGADVTMVEMQNRILPQEDEEISALAQKSFVKQGMKFHLGSTITDIKVDDKTVTAVIEDATKKKHTVVADAVIVAIGIVGNTEDIGLEKTRVVVEKGQIIINQWNETAEPGVYAIGDVAGAPWLAHKASHEGIICVEKIAGIQDLHPLKKDCIPGCTYSLPQIASVGLTEAKAKEAGYDVKVGRFPFRGNGKALAMGEPDGLIKTIFNAKTGELLGAHMIGAEVTELVQGFCLAKTLETTEADLMHTIFPHPTLSEMMHESVLDAYGKVIHF; via the coding sequence ATGAGTCAGTTTGATTTAATCGTTATCGGAAGTGGCCCCGGCGGATATGTTTCCGCTATTCGGGCGGGACAGCTTGGTTTCAAAACAGCCGTCATTGAACGGGAACACATTGGCGGAGTATGCCTTAATTGGGGATGCATTCCAACAAAGGCCCTTTTGCGTAGCGCCGAAATCAAACACCTCATTGATCATGCGGCGGATTATGGAATCGAGGTTCCAGCCCCAAAGATTCACCTAGAAAAAATTGTCCAGCGATCCCGTCAGGTTTCGGAACAGCTGGCGGGGGGCGTTCGAGCCCTCCTCAAAAAAAATAAGATCACCGTCTATAATGGCCACGCCCGCCTCGAGGCACCCGGGACACTTTCCGTTACCGATAAAGATAGCAAAAAAGAAACACTAACCGCCAAGCATATTATTATTGCGACGGGCGCCAGGGCGCGTCTGTTGCCGTCCTTGCCCGTCAACCATCCCCGCGTATGGACAGCAAAACAGGCCATGATCCCGGAATTTATGCCAAAATCTTTATTGATCATTGGGTCGGGCGCCATCGGGATTGAATTTGCCAGCTTTTATCGAACCCTTGGGGCCGACGTCACTATGGTTGAAATGCAAAATCGCATCCTCCCGCAAGAAGATGAAGAAATATCCGCCCTTGCCCAAAAATCTTTTGTCAAACAAGGGATGAAATTTCACCTTGGATCAACGATCACTGACATAAAGGTAGATGACAAAACAGTGACGGCCGTTATCGAAGATGCAACCAAGAAAAAGCATACGGTTGTAGCGGACGCAGTCATTGTTGCCATTGGTATTGTTGGCAATACAGAGGATATCGGCCTTGAAAAAACAAGGGTTGTCGTGGAAAAAGGACAGATTATTATCAATCAATGGAACGAAACCGCAGAGCCCGGCGTTTACGCAATTGGCGACGTTGCTGGTGCCCCATGGTTGGCCCACAAGGCATCACACGAGGGGATCATCTGTGTGGAGAAAATAGCGGGCATCCAGGATCTTCACCCCCTTAAAAAGGATTGTATCCCGGGATGCACCTATAGCCTGCCGCAAATCGCCAGCGTCGGCCTGACCGAAGCAAAAGCAAAAGAAGCCGGATATGATGTTAAGGTTGGTCGTTTCCCATTCCGTGGAAATGGCAAGGCCCTGGCGATGGGAGAGCCTGATGGACTTATCAAAACCATCTTTAATGCCAAAACGGGGGAGCTTTTAGGGGCGCACATGATTGGTGCCGAAGTCACCGAATTGGTTCAGGGATTCTGTTTGGCCAAAACCCTGGAAACAACAGAAGCCGACCTGATGCACACGATATTCCCCCATCCGACGCTGTCCGAGATGATGCATGAATCTGTGTTGGATGCCTATGGAAAAGTTATTCATTTTTAG
- a CDS encoding Lrp/AsnC family transcriptional regulator, whose product MVNSKLDKIDLSILKDLQAEGRLTNVELSKRAGISAPPCLRRVKDLEDEGVIESYHAVLNQHALGFTVTIFAEVALSSQNDADLRGFEEQVQKWPLVRECYMVTGGTDFLLKIVAQDFDAYQNFLSTELSTMIKVANIKTRMVIRTAKNLPGIPIDLYQG is encoded by the coding sequence ATTGTGAACTCTAAACTTGATAAAATTGATCTCAGCATCCTGAAAGATTTACAGGCAGAAGGCCGCTTAACAAATGTTGAGCTATCCAAGCGCGCTGGTATTTCAGCGCCACCTTGTCTGCGGCGGGTAAAGGATTTGGAGGATGAGGGGGTTATCGAAAGTTATCACGCGGTTTTAAATCAACACGCGCTTGGGTTTACTGTGACTATTTTTGCCGAAGTTGCCTTGAGCAGTCAAAATGATGCTGATCTTAGGGGGTTCGAGGAGCAAGTCCAAAAATGGCCGCTTGTTCGCGAATGTTATATGGTGACGGGTGGGACGGATTTTTTACTAAAAATTGTTGCCCAGGATTTTGATGCGTACCAGAATTTTTTATCCACAGAGCTGTCGACGATGATCAAAGTCGCCAACATTAAAACTCGCATGGTCATTCGTACGGCAAAAAATCTCCCTGGTATTCCAATTGATTTATACCAGGGCTAG
- a CDS encoding flagellar basal body-associated FliL family protein, producing the protein MIPNDNDQQPNPQETENEPAALIPSTPSKDHTLLKLLVIFGLIVILIGGSAAAIFLTPLKDKIWPTNDKIKKADDVNLLEVAFLNMPEILVNLKSDKPRGNMLKASFVFELNSPEDKEEVDHVKPLIVDQFQSYLREQEVSDLQGAVGLERLRQELLNRVNTIISPRKIRQVLLKEFLLQ; encoded by the coding sequence ATGATACCGAATGACAACGACCAACAGCCAAACCCCCAGGAAACTGAAAATGAGCCTGCGGCATTAATACCATCCACCCCTTCTAAGGACCACACCCTTTTGAAGTTGCTCGTGATATTTGGGCTTATCGTCATATTAATTGGGGGATCCGCGGCCGCCATTTTCCTGACCCCACTTAAGGACAAAATCTGGCCAACCAACGATAAAATAAAAAAGGCAGATGATGTTAATTTGTTAGAGGTTGCGTTTCTCAATATGCCAGAAATTCTCGTCAATCTTAAATCAGACAAACCCCGCGGCAACATGCTAAAGGCCAGCTTTGTTTTCGAGCTGAATTCCCCCGAGGACAAAGAGGAGGTTGATCACGTCAAACCACTGATTGTGGATCAATTTCAAAGTTATTTGCGGGAACAAGAGGTCAGCGATCTTCAGGGTGCCGTTGGTCTTGAAAGGCTTCGCCAAGAACTCCTCAATCGCGTTAATACGATTATCAGTCCCAGAAAAATACGGCAAGTTCTGTTAAAAGAATTTTTACTACAGTAA
- the fliM gene encoding flagellar motor switch protein FliM: protein MDDDVEKNADQDAQKPEEQASEQPVSVSPEKEEVAESLFVELPNDNSIDTDNFINLLGLEADSPSKQQGSASGLDAIISNNHVSYERLPMLEVVFDRLVRMMSTSLRNFTSDNVDVSFDGISSARFGDYLNTVPLPAMISIFKAEEWDNHGLIIVDSPMIYSVVDVLLGGRRGTASTPVKIEHRPYTTIERNLIERMMRVILGDLSSSFDPICSINFSFERLETAPRLALIARPSNAALIVNFRVEMDERGGRLHLLLPYATLEPVRDLLLQNFMGERFGRDSIWEDHLAEQLWNTDVVIEAALDSEIMSLEKVLNWKVGEQIQLKTTPESLVTVTCGSESLFTGKMGQKSGKVSIMIEEVLRKNKGCSV from the coding sequence ATGGATGATGACGTAGAAAAAAATGCAGACCAAGACGCCCAAAAGCCAGAAGAGCAAGCAAGCGAACAACCTGTATCAGTAAGCCCAGAAAAAGAAGAGGTTGCTGAATCTTTGTTTGTTGAATTGCCCAACGACAACTCAATCGATACTGATAATTTTATAAATCTTCTGGGCTTAGAGGCTGACTCCCCCTCAAAACAACAAGGATCCGCAAGCGGCCTTGATGCGATTATCAGCAACAATCACGTCTCCTATGAACGGCTCCCTATGTTGGAGGTTGTCTTTGATCGACTCGTTCGCATGATGTCCACAAGCCTTAGAAATTTTACATCTGACAACGTTGATGTTTCTTTTGATGGAATAAGCTCCGCTCGGTTTGGGGATTATTTAAACACTGTCCCCCTGCCGGCAATGATAAGCATTTTCAAGGCAGAGGAGTGGGACAACCATGGCTTGATTATTGTTGATAGCCCCATGATTTATTCTGTGGTCGACGTCCTTTTGGGTGGACGCCGCGGGACAGCATCAACCCCCGTAAAGATTGAGCACAGACCCTATACAACGATCGAAAGAAATCTTATTGAACGAATGATGCGCGTAATCCTGGGTGACTTAAGCTCGTCCTTCGATCCCATTTGTTCTATTAACTTTAGTTTTGAACGCCTCGAAACGGCACCAAGGCTTGCCCTCATTGCTCGCCCTAGCAATGCAGCCCTCATTGTCAATTTCAGGGTAGAAATGGACGAGAGGGGGGGCAGGCTTCATCTTTTGTTACCCTATGCCACCCTTGAACCCGTTAGGGATCTTTTGCTTCAAAATTTCATGGGGGAACGATTCGGTCGCGATTCCATCTGGGAAGATCACTTAGCCGAACAATTATGGAACACAGATGTTGTGATCGAGGCAGCATTAGATTCAGAAATAATGTCCCTAGAAAAGGTGTTGAATTGGAAGGTTGGCGAACAAATTCAACTAAAAACAACACCTGAATCATTGGTTACAGTGACATGTGGCAGTGAAAGTTTATTCACCGGAAAAATGGGCCAAAAATCTGGAAAAGTTTCCATCATGATCGAAGAAGTTTTGCGCAAAAACAAAGGATGCTCTGTATGA